One window from the genome of Cyanobacteria bacterium GSL.Bin1 encodes:
- a CDS encoding DUF2267 domain-containing protein: DIFDARDLSEVVFRSMRDLMTTEAADRVFEELKGEKAATSDDQSLQDDISGLWKDTNPIVAFLSRLRPVLNIDDETFLFRIRQEGGLQRGIEPEVAINAVFSATKDELSQERIQEITEALPGKIRQLWEQA, encoded by the coding sequence GATATCTTTGATGCCAGAGATCTTTCCGAAGTTGTGTTTCGCAGTATGCGCGACTTAATGACGACAGAAGCAGCGGATCGTGTTTTTGAAGAACTCAAAGGAGAAAAGGCGGCAACCAGTGATGATCAATCTTTGCAAGATGATATCTCTGGTCTATGGAAAGATACAAACCCCATTGTTGCTTTTTTAAGCCGTCTGCGCCCGGTTTTAAATATTGATGATGAAACGTTTTTATTCCGGATTCGCCAAGAAGGTGGACTACAACGAGGCATTGAACCGGAAGTAGCGATTAACGCGGTTTTTTCGGCAACAAAAGATGAGTTATCCCAAGAACGAATTCAAGAAATTACTGAAGCATTACCGGGAAAAATTCGCCAGCTTTGGGAACAAGCATAA